In the Chlorobium limicola DSM 245 genome, one interval contains:
- a CDS encoding competence/damage-inducible protein A — protein MIAEIVSIGDELLKGGKVNTNASFIAAALGGIGVPVIRIVACSDDEDQIITVLSESLSRTDLVLVTGGLGPTRDDRTKKAVMRLLQRSVVESEEAFHMLASWFTARGRMLPDTLRDQATIIEGSVLVPNSVGTAAGMIISCGERFGNSSLVLMPGVPSEMQEMMRKTVIPFFAGQSTTAILHTPVKTVGIGESALADLIAAEEDALPEGTTLAYLPHTAGVDLVVSTVGSITEVVERDNRRVVDAILSRAGRFIYATGDTTLEETVGRMLAENSLSIAVAESCTGGLLASRLTDVPGSSAYFQQGIISYSNDAKVQLLGVDRMTLEAFGAVSEPVAKEMARGVLERSGADIAVSTTGIAGPSGGSGDKPVGTLCIGIAGKKSDGSIAFRTGTFRMAGTRAQNKQRFSEAALREAWTYLQEVVGPVRVAG, from the coding sequence ATGATTGCTGAAATAGTATCCATAGGCGACGAGTTGCTTAAAGGCGGCAAGGTCAATACCAACGCATCATTTATTGCCGCCGCTCTCGGAGGCATCGGTGTTCCGGTTATCAGGATCGTCGCCTGTTCCGACGATGAAGATCAGATCATCACCGTTCTGTCGGAATCGCTCTCAAGAACCGATCTTGTGCTGGTGACCGGAGGTCTTGGGCCGACCCGCGACGACCGGACAAAAAAAGCGGTTATGCGGCTTCTGCAGAGGTCTGTCGTGGAGAGTGAAGAGGCATTTCATATGCTTGCGTCCTGGTTTACGGCACGAGGTCGTATGCTGCCCGATACCCTTCGGGATCAGGCAACGATTATCGAGGGTTCCGTGCTTGTTCCGAACAGTGTCGGTACGGCAGCCGGCATGATCATTTCCTGTGGCGAACGGTTTGGGAACAGCTCTCTGGTGCTGATGCCGGGAGTTCCTTCCGAAATGCAGGAGATGATGCGTAAAACGGTCATTCCGTTTTTTGCCGGGCAGAGTACCACTGCTATTCTGCATACTCCGGTGAAAACGGTCGGAATCGGTGAATCCGCACTTGCGGATCTCATCGCTGCGGAGGAAGATGCCCTGCCGGAAGGCACAACGCTTGCCTACCTGCCCCATACGGCAGGGGTCGATCTTGTGGTCAGTACCGTGGGAAGTATAACCGAAGTCGTCGAGAGGGATAACCGCCGGGTGGTCGATGCAATTCTTTCGAGAGCCGGGCGGTTTATCTATGCAACCGGAGATACGACGCTCGAGGAGACGGTTGGTCGTATGCTTGCCGAAAACAGCCTTTCCATCGCGGTTGCCGAGTCCTGCACCGGAGGGCTGCTTGCAAGCCGTCTGACCGACGTGCCTGGTTCGTCCGCATATTTTCAGCAGGGGATAATCTCGTACAGCAACGATGCAAAGGTACAGTTGCTGGGAGTCGACCGCATGACGCTCGAGGCTTTTGGAGCCGTCAGTGAACCCGTAGCCAAAGAGATGGCCCGTGGCGTTCTCGAACGCAGCGGTGCTGATATCGCCGTATCGACTACCGGTATTGCCGGGCCCTCCGGTGGTTCCGGGGACAAGCCGGTCGGTACGCTCTGCATCGGTATAGCCGGAAAAAAGAGTGACGGGAGCATCGCGTTCCGTACGGGAACATTCCGCATGGCCGGAACGAGGGCGCAGAATAAACAGCGCTTTTCCGAGGCTGCGTTACGGGAGGCGTGGACATATCTTCAGGAAGTGGTTGGACCGGTTCGTGTGGCCGGTTGA
- the mutL gene encoding DNA mismatch repair endonuclease MutL: MAKISRLPDTVANKISAGEVVQRPASVVKELLENAIDAGASRITVMIKDAGKELIRIIDNGTGMNREDALLCVERFATSKISVVDDLDTLMSLGFRGEALASISSVSHFELKTRQAFSPLALKFRYEGGALAEESEVSGEEGTSISVRNLFYNVPARRKFLKSNATEFRHIFESVRSLSLAYADIEWRMYNDDEELFHFRNPDIRERLNYYYGSDFSEGLISITEENDYLSIHGFIGKPGMLKRHKADQLFYINRRIIQNRMLSQALQQAYGELLEDRQAPFAMLFLGIDPSRVDVNVHPAKLEVKFEDERSVRNMFYPVVKRAVQLHDFSPDASFVPDQGVQGESIQPEDEALNRRLMYHERPGRMATTAELYTDYRQHSLPQSSGKEHGPQSRQGEFFSAHEPLERWKKEGVEPEGDEVFTTMLQSRFHDDESAAGGGTEPKIWQLHNKYIICQIKNGMMIIDQHVAHERVLYERALDVMNQNVPNSQQLLFPQKIEMRQWEYEVFEEIRDDLYRLGFNLRDFGSKTVMIEGIPQDVRSGTEVTILQDMIAGYQENASKLKLEKRDNLAKSYSCRNAIMAGQKLSLEEMRSLIDNLFATRVPYSCPHGRPVIIKLMLDQLDRMFGRT, encoded by the coding sequence ATGGCAAAAATCTCAAGATTACCGGATACGGTTGCCAATAAAATATCGGCTGGTGAGGTGGTTCAGCGGCCTGCATCGGTGGTCAAGGAGCTGCTTGAAAATGCCATCGACGCAGGAGCATCCAGAATAACGGTCATGATAAAGGATGCCGGCAAGGAGCTGATCAGGATTATCGATAACGGCACGGGCATGAATCGTGAGGACGCCCTGCTTTGTGTAGAGCGGTTTGCCACGAGCAAGATTTCAGTTGTTGACGATCTCGATACCCTGATGAGCCTGGGGTTCAGGGGGGAGGCGCTTGCAAGTATCTCTTCGGTATCGCATTTCGAGCTGAAAACCCGGCAGGCCTTTTCGCCGCTTGCCCTGAAGTTTCGTTACGAGGGAGGAGCGCTTGCGGAGGAGAGCGAGGTGTCCGGGGAGGAGGGTACTTCGATCAGCGTCAGGAACCTGTTCTACAATGTACCTGCCCGTCGCAAATTCCTGAAATCCAATGCTACGGAGTTCCGTCATATTTTTGAATCTGTCAGATCGCTCTCGCTTGCCTATGCCGATATTGAGTGGCGGATGTATAATGATGACGAGGAGCTGTTCCACTTCAGGAATCCGGATATTCGCGAGCGGCTGAACTACTATTACGGGAGCGATTTTTCCGAAGGGCTCATTTCCATTACCGAGGAAAACGATTATCTCTCGATTCACGGGTTTATCGGGAAGCCGGGGATGCTGAAGCGGCACAAGGCGGACCAGCTGTTCTATATCAACCGGAGAATTATTCAGAACCGGATGCTTTCGCAGGCTCTGCAACAGGCATACGGCGAACTGCTTGAAGATCGTCAGGCTCCTTTTGCAATGCTTTTTCTCGGTATCGATCCCTCTCGTGTCGACGTCAACGTGCATCCGGCGAAGCTCGAAGTCAAGTTCGAAGACGAGCGCAGTGTCCGCAACATGTTTTATCCTGTCGTCAAACGGGCGGTGCAGCTTCACGATTTTTCTCCCGATGCATCGTTTGTTCCCGATCAGGGAGTGCAGGGAGAGAGTATTCAGCCGGAAGATGAGGCGCTCAATCGCCGCCTCATGTACCATGAGCGCCCAGGGCGTATGGCCACGACTGCGGAGCTCTATACCGATTACCGTCAGCATTCGCTGCCGCAGTCATCCGGAAAAGAGCACGGCCCGCAGTCCCGGCAGGGGGAGTTTTTTTCTGCGCATGAGCCTCTGGAACGCTGGAAAAAAGAGGGCGTGGAGCCTGAGGGCGACGAAGTGTTCACGACAATGCTTCAATCCCGCTTTCATGACGACGAAAGCGCAGCCGGGGGGGGGACGGAACCGAAAATCTGGCAGCTTCATAACAAGTATATCATTTGCCAGATCAAGAACGGCATGATGATTATCGATCAGCATGTGGCGCATGAACGGGTACTCTACGAACGGGCGCTGGACGTCATGAACCAGAATGTGCCGAATTCCCAGCAACTGCTTTTTCCGCAGAAGATCGAGATGCGACAGTGGGAGTATGAGGTGTTCGAGGAGATTCGTGACGATCTCTATCGCCTTGGCTTCAATCTTCGGGATTTCGGATCGAAAACCGTTATGATAGAAGGGATTCCGCAGGATGTCAGATCCGGAACGGAGGTAACCATACTGCAGGATATGATTGCCGGTTATCAGGAAAACGCATCGAAGCTCAAGCTGGAAAAACGGGACAACCTGGCAAAGTCCTATTCGTGCCGGAACGCAATCATGGCCGGTCAGAAACTCAGTCTCGAAGAGATGCGTTCACTCATCGACAACCTTTTTGCCACCCGGGTTCCCTATTCATGTCCTCATGGCAGGCCGGTCATCATCAAGCTGATGCTCGATCAGCTCGACCGGATGTTCGGTCGGACGTAA
- the mtgA gene encoding monofunctional biosynthetic peptidoglycan transglycosylase, whose product MKLIRNIIGILLLLTVFDIARYLVYPDVGSLVKENPSVTAFMEYREDQWRSEGLDDRKIIQRWVPLDRVSPNLVKAVLISEDNKFWEHKGFDYEAIEKAIEKNIEAKKFESGASTISQQLAKNLFLSPSKNPVRKIKEAILTWRIEKSLTKRRILELYVNVAEWGDGIFGIEAAARHYYGVSASGLSAQQAARLAAVLPNPLKFSPVNPSRYVRSRAKRIYAIMRRRGVVLPDYKEVMTRPADTTAVDTVVVGVPDYLLEGAASGDSTDAGSSEEAERPFVNGNTAEPPESSDPVPGEGSSNP is encoded by the coding sequence ATGAAGCTCATCAGAAATATTATTGGCATCCTGCTGCTGCTGACAGTTTTCGACATCGCCCGTTACCTCGTTTACCCTGATGTTGGAAGTCTTGTGAAGGAAAATCCTTCTGTTACCGCATTCATGGAGTACCGTGAAGACCAGTGGCGAAGTGAGGGACTTGACGACAGGAAAATCATCCAGCGGTGGGTCCCGCTTGACCGCGTATCACCAAACCTGGTAAAGGCCGTACTGATTTCCGAGGATAACAAATTCTGGGAGCATAAGGGGTTTGATTATGAAGCCATTGAAAAGGCGATAGAAAAAAATATCGAGGCAAAGAAATTCGAGTCGGGAGCGAGCACCATCAGCCAGCAGCTGGCAAAAAATCTTTTCCTTTCGCCGTCAAAGAATCCTGTCCGTAAAATCAAGGAGGCGATCCTGACCTGGAGGATCGAAAAGAGCCTCACGAAACGCAGAATTCTTGAACTGTATGTGAATGTGGCGGAATGGGGGGACGGCATATTCGGTATTGAAGCAGCAGCCCGCCACTATTACGGCGTAAGCGCCTCGGGATTATCCGCGCAGCAGGCGGCCCGTCTTGCCGCAGTACTGCCGAATCCGCTGAAATTTTCGCCGGTCAACCCTTCACGCTATGTCCGAAGCCGGGCAAAGCGGATCTATGCAATTATGAGAAGGCGGGGCGTCGTGCTTCCCGATTATAAGGAGGTTATGACTCGCCCTGCCGACACGACTGCAGTTGATACCGTTGTCGTGGGCGTTCCCGATTATCTGCTTGAGGGGGCAGCTTCAGGCGACAGCACCGATGCCGGTTCTTCGGAGGAGGCTGAGCGCCCGTTTGTGAACGGGAACACCGCCGAACCTCCCGAAAGCAGCGATCCTGTACCCGGAGAGGGTTCGTCAAACCCCTGA
- the thrA gene encoding bifunctional aspartate kinase/homoserine dehydrogenase I produces MKIYKFGGSSLGSAARIKKIAGIIRSGLQPDCPVVVVSAFHRVTDLLLEAANVACTGREGYLRILDDIGQLHKTVLDGLFSGSDAYAGLSDSIRVELAELHDLLHGVFLLRELSEKSTALLLSFGERLSARIVAGYLNLLKLPAVYLDARELIVTDANYGSATVDLEETFQRIVNAPVPDGVIPVVTGYIAAAGDGTTTTLGRGGSDYTASLFGAALGAEEIFIWTDVDGFFSADPKRVRDARVLPFISYAEAMELSHAGAKVLHPFTILPAMKASIPVLIKNSFNPDAPGTRIERELDPVAVRQIHPVTGLSSINSVVLLNLSGSGMVGVPGIASRLFSCLAKHHINVIFISQASSEQSISLAINPAQAAKANRILEDEFAAEMQARLIDPLVLRRHLALVAVVGNNMSGHPGVSAQLFETLGKNGINVIAVAQGANEMNISVVIDNRDEDKALNCIHESFFLSQRKVHVFLAGTGTIAKSLIRQISRHRMNLRREKDLDVLVCGLANTRRIAHADEGIDLDRWEDALKPREPGYAGIEGYIRLIRERNLHNTVFVDCTASGNVAEQYPELLRANISVVTANKLGMAGCAELYEQIRTAQRVSNARFLYETNVGAGLPIINTLNDLKNSGDNIISIEGVLSGTLSFIFNELRKGGRFSDIVRMAKEAGYTEPDPRDDLSGADFARKVLILGRELGCPMIYSDVECESLVPEELRGEMPVEEFLGRLSSVDRWYAEEIQTAGKAGMTIAYAGEIRDGKASIGVKRVPLSSPIAGLNGSENMVVFTTDRYNITPLVVRGPGAGGEVTAGGVFADILRIASYLV; encoded by the coding sequence ATGAAGATATACAAGTTCGGAGGAAGTTCTCTCGGCTCTGCCGCCAGAATAAAAAAGATCGCCGGTATTATCCGTTCAGGTTTGCAGCCTGATTGCCCTGTCGTGGTAGTCTCGGCCTTTCATCGGGTAACCGATCTTCTGCTTGAAGCGGCCAACGTTGCCTGCACTGGACGGGAGGGCTATCTGAGAATACTTGACGATATCGGCCAGCTGCATAAAACGGTTCTTGACGGGCTCTTTTCAGGCAGTGATGCATATGCCGGACTTTCGGATTCAATACGTGTTGAACTTGCCGAATTGCATGATCTGTTGCATGGCGTGTTTCTCCTTCGGGAGCTGTCGGAAAAAAGCACCGCGCTTCTGCTCAGCTTCGGAGAGCGGCTCTCGGCACGGATTGTCGCCGGGTATCTGAACCTGCTCAAACTGCCCGCAGTTTATCTCGATGCCAGAGAACTGATCGTTACCGACGCCAACTACGGGAGCGCAACGGTTGACCTTGAAGAGACGTTTCAGCGAATCGTAAACGCTCCGGTTCCTGACGGGGTGATTCCTGTTGTGACAGGATATATTGCGGCAGCAGGGGACGGAACGACAACCACACTTGGCAGGGGCGGTTCGGACTATACCGCATCGTTGTTCGGAGCGGCTCTCGGCGCAGAGGAGATATTCATATGGACCGATGTGGACGGTTTTTTCAGTGCCGATCCCAAACGGGTGCGTGATGCCCGGGTGCTTCCCTTTATCAGCTACGCCGAAGCGATGGAGCTTTCTCATGCCGGAGCGAAGGTGCTCCATCCTTTTACCATACTTCCGGCCATGAAGGCTTCGATTCCGGTGCTCATCAAGAATTCATTCAATCCTGATGCGCCTGGAACGAGAATTGAAAGGGAACTGGATCCTGTTGCCGTTCGGCAGATTCACCCCGTTACCGGTCTCAGTTCGATCAACAGCGTTGTGCTCCTGAACCTTTCCGGAAGCGGTATGGTCGGAGTGCCGGGAATCGCTTCGCGCCTGTTCAGCTGTCTTGCAAAGCATCACATCAACGTAATTTTTATTTCGCAGGCTTCATCGGAGCAATCGATAAGTCTCGCCATCAATCCGGCCCAGGCAGCCAAAGCCAACAGAATTCTCGAGGATGAATTCGCTGCCGAAATGCAGGCCCGTCTGATAGATCCGCTTGTGTTACGCAGGCATCTTGCGCTGGTTGCCGTTGTCGGGAACAACATGTCCGGTCATCCGGGTGTTTCGGCGCAACTGTTCGAAACATTGGGTAAAAACGGCATCAATGTCATTGCTGTAGCCCAGGGCGCCAATGAGATGAATATTTCCGTGGTTATCGACAACCGTGACGAGGACAAAGCACTCAACTGCATTCATGAATCGTTTTTTCTGTCGCAGCGGAAAGTGCATGTTTTTCTTGCCGGTACCGGTACGATAGCAAAAAGTCTCATACGTCAGATCAGCCGTCACCGAATGAATCTCAGGAGGGAGAAGGATCTCGACGTGCTTGTCTGCGGACTGGCAAACACGCGTCGGATAGCTCATGCAGACGAGGGGATCGATCTTGATCGTTGGGAGGATGCGCTTAAGCCGAGAGAGCCCGGATACGCCGGTATCGAAGGGTATATTCGACTGATCAGGGAACGGAATCTGCATAATACGGTTTTTGTCGATTGTACGGCAAGCGGCAATGTGGCCGAGCAGTATCCGGAACTGCTCAGGGCCAACATCTCGGTTGTTACTGCAAACAAGCTCGGCATGGCTGGTTGCGCAGAGCTTTATGAGCAGATAAGAACGGCCCAGAGGGTCAGTAATGCCCGTTTTCTCTATGAAACCAATGTAGGGGCCGGCCTGCCGATCATCAATACCCTGAACGATCTGAAAAACAGTGGAGACAATATTATCAGCATCGAAGGGGTGCTTTCGGGAACCCTGAGTTTTATTTTCAACGAGCTTCGCAAAGGCGGCAGGTTCAGCGATATTGTCCGCATGGCTAAAGAGGCCGGCTATACCGAGCCTGATCCACGTGACGACCTTTCCGGAGCGGATTTTGCCCGGAAAGTGCTGATTCTCGGTCGTGAACTCGGCTGTCCGATGATCTACAGCGATGTCGAGTGCGAAAGTCTTGTCCCTGAAGAGCTGCGGGGAGAGATGCCCGTCGAGGAGTTTCTCGGCCGTTTGAGTTCGGTTGACCGGTGGTATGCCGAAGAGATACAGACTGCCGGCAAAGCCGGGATGACCATTGCCTATGCCGGAGAAATACGCGACGGCAAAGCCAGTATAGGGGTCAAGCGGGTACCCCTTTCAAGCCCGATTGCCGGACTTAACGGTTCTGAAAATATGGTGGTGTTCACGACGGATCGTTACAATATCACACCTCTGGTTGTCCGCGGACCGGGAGCAGGAGGAGAGGTTACCGCCGGGGGAGTGTTTGCCGATATTCTCCGTATTGCAAGTTATCTGGTATAA
- a CDS encoding c-type cytochrome has product MKRTLIALTVLVFSAQAAEGATTAAEGKAIFERNCSVCHSINPPPKSAPPIMPIAAVYHRQFPDKAEGVKYMAAFMKSPAKDKSKVDPEAVNRFGLMPPMVLGDAELDAVAGWVWDQYNLNSGKGMGTGQKNENCQ; this is encoded by the coding sequence ATGAAACGAACATTGATCGCCCTGACCGTTCTGGTTTTTTCGGCTCAAGCGGCAGAGGGCGCCACGACAGCTGCCGAGGGAAAAGCGATTTTCGAGAGAAACTGCAGCGTCTGCCACTCGATCAATCCGCCTCCGAAAAGCGCCCCGCCTATCATGCCGATAGCAGCAGTCTATCATCGGCAGTTCCCCGACAAAGCGGAAGGAGTGAAATATATGGCAGCATTCATGAAATCGCCTGCAAAAGACAAGTCGAAAGTCGATCCGGAAGCTGTCAACAGGTTCGGGCTGATGCCGCCAATGGTTCTCGGCGATGCGGAGCTTGATGCTGTTGCCGGCTGGGTATGGGATCAGTACAATCTCAACAGCGGCAAGGGAATGGGTACGGGCCAGAAAAACGAAAACTGCCAGTGA
- a CDS encoding F0F1 ATP synthase subunit gamma, which yields MPTLKDIRVRIKGIKSTQQVTKAMKMVAAAKLRRAQERAIMARPYAGKLKEMLGSLSAKVDTSLNPLLSSRQDVKKVLVILIAADRGLCGAFNTNIIKLAQKVVTEDYAAQYKNGGVSMICAGSRGFDFFRKRGFSIVKGYPSVFQNLDFSVAKEIAETASGMYLRGEADKVIVVYNEFKSVLAPVLKAEDLLPIAAENAGKDNSGDYIYEPSPAVIIDELVPKHLSTQVWRMMLESNAAEQAARMTAMDSATENAKELLRTLNISYNRARQAAITKELSEIVAGADALKN from the coding sequence ATGCCGACATTAAAGGATATACGTGTACGAATCAAGGGGATAAAATCCACGCAGCAGGTTACCAAGGCCATGAAAATGGTTGCGGCTGCGAAGCTGCGCAGGGCGCAGGAGCGGGCGATCATGGCCCGTCCCTACGCTGGCAAGCTGAAGGAGATGCTTGGCTCCCTTTCGGCGAAGGTGGATACATCGCTCAATCCCCTGCTTTCGAGCCGTCAGGATGTTAAAAAAGTACTGGTGATTCTCATCGCAGCCGACAGAGGTCTGTGCGGAGCCTTCAATACCAATATCATCAAGCTGGCGCAGAAGGTTGTTACGGAGGACTACGCCGCTCAGTACAAAAACGGCGGCGTGAGCATGATCTGCGCAGGAAGCCGGGGGTTTGACTTTTTCCGTAAACGGGGATTCTCCATCGTCAAAGGGTATCCTTCAGTGTTCCAGAATCTCGATTTCAGTGTCGCCAAAGAGATTGCAGAAACAGCATCAGGAATGTACCTGCGCGGAGAAGCCGACAAGGTTATCGTTGTGTACAACGAGTTCAAAAGCGTGCTTGCGCCTGTGCTGAAAGCCGAGGATTTGCTTCCCATCGCAGCTGAAAACGCAGGAAAGGATAACAGCGGCGATTATATCTATGAGCCTTCTCCTGCTGTCATTATCGATGAGCTTGTACCAAAGCATCTGAGTACCCAGGTATGGAGAATGATGCTCGAGTCCAATGCCGCCGAGCAGGCCGCAAGGATGACGGCAATGGATTCCGCGACTGAAAACGCCAAGGAACTGCTCAGAACCCTCAATATCAGCTACAACCGGGCCAGACAGGCAGCCATTACCAAAGAGCTGAGTGAGATTGTGGCCGGCGCCGATGCTCTGAAGAACTGA